A window from Myripristis murdjan chromosome 11, fMyrMur1.1, whole genome shotgun sequence encodes these proteins:
- the LOC115368215 gene encoding regulator of G-protein signaling 8: MRRFSSEGSLLDLDFLPWKRVVLKDSSYERESESGTYTPHLEEDQPDGRSAILPAILREPEVSSGKAGRGELTKEHSISVENLMELGKREKNHLAVGGIGEGYRAYSDSQLAPDTKGSTESVEKDEPCTTPSSPLSLKHQHTRSNARAKLSAAKLHLKSLFGQSPHSSNSNLFNAEQKDCPKERRSRLLFMRQWSQVGHSNIKFSRQELEKWAESLSDILASRSGVAVFGAFLRSEFSEENLQFYLACEQYRHSSNNFSLQRRAKDIYATYIQPGAPREVNLDSKTRDLTIQLLQAPSHTSLSHAQKRIYSLLDTDCYPRFLQSSIYLSLLREAD, from the exons ATGCGCAGGTTCAGCTCAGAGGGATCCCTCCTGGACCTGGACTTTCTCCCATGGAAGAGGGTGGTGCTGAAGGACTCCAGCTATGAGCGGGAGAGCGAGTCTGGCACCTACACCCCTCACCTGGAGGAAGACCAGCCGGACGGGAGGTCAGCCATCCTTCCTGCTATCCTACGGGAACCTGAAGTGAGTTCCGGTAAAGCGGGGAGGGGAGAACTGACTAAGGAGCACAGCATCAGTGTAGAAAATCTTATGGAGCTGGGGAAACGGGAGAAGAACCATCTTGCTGTGGGAGGCATTGGTGAAGGCTACAGGGCCTACAGCGACAGCCAGCTGGCCCCGGACACCAAAGGCAGCACGGAGAGTGTAGAGAAGGACGAGCCTTGTACCACCCCCTCGTCTCCCCTCTCCCTCAAACACCAGCACACCCGGAGCAATGCTAGAGCCAAGCTGTCAGCAGCCAAACTGCACCTCAAGAGTCTGTTTGGACAG agtcCTCATTCCTCAAACTCAAATTTATTCAACGCAGAGCAGAAAGACTG TCCTAAAGAAAGGAGGTCTCGCCTCCTGTTCATGCGCCAGTGGAGTCAGGTTGGCCACAGTAACATCAAGTTCAGTCGGCAAGAGCTGGAGAAATGGGCCGAGTCCCTGAGTGACATCCTGGCCAGCCGAT ctggtGTTGCCGTGTTCGGTGCATTCCTGCGCTCTGAGTTCAGCGAGGAGAATCTGCAGTTCTATCTGGCCTGTGAACAGTACAGGCATTCTTCCAACAACTTCAGCCTGCAGAGGAGGGCCAAGGATATCTACGCCACCTACATCCAGCCCGGCGCCCCCCGGGAG GTGAACCTGGACAGTAAGACCAGAGATCTGAccatccagctgctgcaggctcCATCTCACACCTCTCTGTCTCATGCACAGAAGCGCATCTACTCCCTCCTGGATACAGACTGCTATCCCCGCTTCCTCCAGTCCAGCATCTACCTCTCCTTGCTCCGAGAGGCAGACTAG